The Mycobacterium seoulense genome has a window encoding:
- the eccD gene encoding type VII secretion integral membrane protein EccD: MTSAHKVAFPARCAVNISYEKHLCSQVFPAGIPVEGFFEGMVELFDADLKRKGFEGITLPAGSYELHKINGVRLDINKSLDELGVQDGDTLVLVPRVAGESFEPQYESLSTGLAAMGKWLGRDGGDRMFAPVTPLTAAHTAVAVVAMAAAVVVALTLRARTFTDNPIPAAVAGAVGVLLVIATSVVWWGWRERRDLFSGFGWLAVVLLAVAGACAPPGTLGAAHGLIGLVIVILGAIAIGVMTRKRWQTAVVTAVVTVCGILAAVALVRMFRPASAQVLSICVLVGLLILVRMTPLIALWVARVRPPHFGSITGRDLFARREGMPVDTVSPVSEDESEDEDNELTDITARGAAIAASARLVNAVQVGVCVGVSIVLPAAVWGVLAPGRPWAWLALVVAGLVVGIFITQGRGFAAKYQAVALVCGASAAVCAGVVKYAVAEPKDVMSGLLWPAAAVAAFAACGLAAALLVPTVRFRPFIRLTVEWVEVLAFIVLLPAAAALGGLFTWIRH; encoded by the coding sequence GTGACGTCAGCGCATAAGGTCGCCTTCCCGGCGCGCTGTGCGGTCAATATTTCCTACGAGAAGCATCTGTGCTCCCAAGTTTTCCCCGCCGGAATTCCGGTCGAGGGATTCTTCGAGGGAATGGTCGAGCTCTTCGACGCGGACCTGAAACGCAAAGGCTTTGAAGGCATCACGCTGCCGGCGGGCAGCTACGAACTGCACAAGATCAATGGGGTCCGGCTCGACATCAACAAGAGCCTGGACGAGCTGGGTGTGCAGGACGGCGACACCCTGGTGCTGGTCCCCCGGGTCGCGGGCGAGTCCTTCGAACCGCAGTACGAGTCGCTGTCGACCGGTCTGGCGGCCATGGGCAAATGGCTGGGGCGCGACGGCGGTGACCGGATGTTCGCCCCCGTGACGCCGCTGACGGCCGCGCACACCGCCGTCGCGGTCGTCGCGATGGCGGCAGCGGTGGTGGTGGCCCTCACCCTGCGGGCGCGCACGTTCACCGACAACCCCATCCCGGCCGCCGTGGCCGGCGCCGTCGGTGTCTTGCTGGTGATCGCGACCTCCGTGGTCTGGTGGGGCTGGCGGGAGCGGCGGGACCTGTTCAGCGGGTTCGGCTGGCTGGCCGTCGTGTTGCTCGCCGTCGCGGGCGCCTGCGCGCCGCCGGGCACCCTGGGCGCGGCCCACGGGTTGATCGGCCTGGTGATCGTGATCCTCGGTGCCATCGCCATCGGTGTGATGACCCGCAAGCGGTGGCAGACCGCGGTCGTCACGGCGGTGGTGACGGTGTGCGGGATCCTGGCCGCGGTTGCCCTCGTCCGGATGTTCCGGCCGGCCTCGGCGCAGGTGCTGTCCATCTGCGTGCTGGTCGGGTTGCTGATCCTGGTCCGGATGACCCCGCTGATCGCGCTGTGGGTGGCCCGGGTGCGGCCGCCGCATTTCGGATCCATCACCGGCCGCGACCTGTTCGCGCGCCGCGAGGGCATGCCCGTCGACACGGTCTCCCCGGTCAGCGAGGACGAATCCGAGGACGAGGACAACGAATTGACCGACATCACCGCCCGCGGCGCGGCGATCGCCGCCTCGGCGCGGCTGGTCAACGCCGTCCAGGTGGGGGTGTGCGTCGGGGTGTCGATCGTGCTGCCCGCCGCGGTATGGGGGGTGCTGGCGCCGGGACGCCCCTGGGCCTGGTTGGCGCTGGTGGTGGCCGGGCTGGTGGTGGGCATCTTCATCACCCAGGGCCGCGGATTCGCCGCCAAGTACCAGGCGGTCGCGCTCGTCTGCGGGGCCTCGGCGGCGGTATGCGCCGGAGTGGTCAAATATGCCGTCGCCGAGCCGAAAGACGTTATGAGCGGCCTGCTTTGGCCCGCGGCGGCCGTCGCCGCCTTCGCCGCATGCGGTCTGGCCGCAGCGCTCCTGGTGCCGACGGTGCGGTTCCGGCCCTTCATCCGGTTGACCGTGGAATGGGTAGAGGTGTTGGCGTTCATCGTCCTGCTGCCGGCGGCGGCGGCCCTGGGAGGGCTGTTCACGTGGATTCGCCACTAA
- a CDS encoding MinD/ParA family ATP-binding protein, whose translation MTSPWNDPNMSDEGALRRGDPSGGRNFPDSVSDTMRITDLAAPRKIPPGSGWRKFVYLISFKKINPGESPGERHYRDLQNRIRRHIRRQYVITVVSGKGGVGVSTMVACIGGVFRECRPQNVIAIDAVPGFGTLADRIDESPPGDYTAIINDTDVQGYADIREHLGQNPIGLDVLAGNRTSDQPRPLVPAMFSGVLSRLRRTHTVMIVDTSPDLEHEVMKPVLENTDTLVFVSGITADRSRPVLRAVDYLRSQGYHELVSRSTVIINHTDQIADKDALAYLTERFSKVGATVEEMPFDPHLAKGGLIDTVHELKKKTRLRLFEITAGLADKYIPDAERTAP comes from the coding sequence GTGACCAGCCCTTGGAATGACCCGAATATGTCGGACGAAGGGGCGCTCAGACGGGGGGATCCGTCAGGGGGCCGCAACTTCCCGGATTCGGTATCCGACACCATGCGTATTACCGATCTGGCCGCACCGCGAAAGATTCCTCCCGGCTCGGGTTGGCGGAAATTCGTCTACCTCATCTCTTTTAAGAAAATAAACCCCGGTGAATCGCCCGGCGAGCGGCACTACCGGGACTTGCAGAACCGCATCCGGCGGCACATCCGGCGGCAGTACGTCATCACGGTGGTCTCCGGTAAGGGCGGTGTCGGGGTGTCGACGATGGTCGCGTGCATCGGTGGCGTTTTCCGAGAGTGCCGCCCGCAGAACGTGATTGCGATCGACGCCGTCCCGGGTTTCGGGACGCTGGCCGACCGCATCGACGAGTCCCCGCCGGGCGATTACACCGCCATCATCAACGACACCGACGTCCAGGGCTACGCGGACATTCGTGAACACTTGGGGCAGAACCCGATCGGCCTCGACGTGCTGGCCGGAAACCGCACCTCAGACCAGCCCCGGCCGCTGGTGCCGGCGATGTTCTCCGGGGTGCTGTCGCGGCTGCGGCGAACCCACACGGTGATGATCGTCGACACCTCTCCGGATTTGGAACACGAGGTGATGAAGCCGGTCCTGGAGAACACCGACACCCTGGTGTTCGTCTCCGGCATCACCGCGGACCGGTCCAGGCCGGTGCTGCGGGCCGTGGATTATCTGAGGTCGCAGGGCTACCACGAGCTGGTCTCGCGCAGCACCGTGATCATCAACCACACCGACCAGATCGCCGACAAGGATGCGCTGGCCTACCTGACCGAGCGGTTCAGCAAAGTCGGCGCGACCGTCGAAGAGATGCCGTTCGATCCGCACCTGGCTAAGGGCGGGCTCATCGACACGGTTCATGAATTAAAGAAAAAGACGCGGTTGCGGCTTTTTGAAATCACCGCCGGCCTGGCCGACAAATACATTCCGGATGCGGAGCGGACGGCGCCGTGA
- a CDS encoding ESX secretion-associated protein EspG: MLTTTVDGLWVLQAVTGVEQTCPELGLRPLLPRLDTAERALSHPIASDLRAAGALDEAGNVDPMIREWLTVLLRRDLALMVIIDVPGREPTRVSICRFASWWVVLERHDELIRLYPAGTATDEGGASDLVVGQVERLCGVAEAAPLRPVTLDTEELLASVRDTASLRTFLLAQRLDADQLQLVLAAADPARSARASIVALQAGVGPDELARMAVGDSSVSIVDTPSGRVCIECVISGQRRYQIISPGSRSDISGAVQRLIRRLPAGDEWYSYRRVV, from the coding sequence ATGCTGACGACGACGGTCGATGGCCTGTGGGTGCTGCAGGCGGTGACCGGGGTGGAGCAGACCTGTCCCGAGCTGGGTTTGCGGCCGTTGCTCCCGCGGCTCGACACCGCCGAGCGGGCGCTGAGCCACCCGATCGCGTCCGACCTGAGGGCCGCCGGCGCCCTCGACGAGGCCGGCAATGTCGACCCGATGATCCGCGAATGGCTCACGGTGCTACTGCGGCGAGACTTGGCGCTGATGGTGATCATCGACGTGCCGGGGCGCGAACCGACCCGGGTGTCTATTTGCCGCTTCGCGAGCTGGTGGGTGGTGCTGGAGCGCCACGACGAGCTGATCCGCCTGTACCCCGCCGGGACCGCCACCGACGAGGGGGGAGCCAGCGACCTCGTGGTGGGACAAGTCGAGCGGTTGTGCGGCGTGGCGGAGGCCGCGCCCCTGCGGCCCGTCACCTTGGACACCGAAGAACTGCTCGCGTCGGTGCGTGACACCGCCAGCCTGCGGACCTTCCTGCTCGCCCAACGCCTCGACGCCGATCAGTTGCAGCTCGTGCTCGCGGCCGCCGACCCCGCGCGCTCGGCGCGGGCGTCCATCGTGGCGCTGCAGGCCGGTGTCGGGCCGGACGAACTGGCGCGCATGGCCGTCGGCGATTCGTCGGTGTCCATCGTCGACACCCCTTCCGGACGCGTGTGCATCGAGTGCGTCATCTCGGGGCAGCGGCGCTATCAGATCATCTCGCCCGGCTCCCGCAGCGACATCAGCGGCGCCGTGCAGCGGCTCATCCGCCGTTTGCCCGCCGGCGACGAATGGTACTCGTATCGGCGGGTGGTATGA
- a CDS encoding WXG100 family type VII secretion target, with protein MSNPITYNPGAVADFASDIASRAGQLQGIYDDTSNRTNQLTEFFAGHGAKQFFEAQAQMLSGLQGLIDTVSQHGTTTSHVLDNALATDQNIGNLFG; from the coding sequence ATGTCCAACCCGATCACCTATAACCCGGGTGCGGTGGCCGATTTCGCCTCCGACATCGCCTCCCGCGCCGGCCAGTTGCAAGGAATTTATGACGACACGTCGAACCGGACCAACCAGCTGACGGAATTCTTCGCCGGTCATGGCGCGAAGCAATTCTTCGAGGCGCAGGCGCAGATGCTGTCCGGGCTGCAGGGGCTGATCGACACCGTGAGCCAGCACGGGACGACGACTTCGCACGTGCTGGACAACGCGCTCGCAACCGACCAAAACATCGGCAACTTGTTCGGCTGA
- a CDS encoding WXG100 family type VII secretion target, with product MDSSTIQVSAQVLRDASNHIQANMEHAIAIAQGYIANHENVMNPSTWSGEAVTASHATAIEIQNDLNKVLNGGTRLAEGLKQAAALMEHHEADSTHAFSALFGGHGS from the coding sequence GTGGACAGCTCAACAATCCAAGTATCGGCTCAGGTGCTGCGCGATGCTTCCAACCATATCCAGGCGAACATGGAGCACGCGATCGCAATCGCTCAGGGCTACATCGCGAATCACGAAAACGTGATGAACCCTTCGACCTGGTCGGGCGAGGCGGTGACCGCGTCCCACGCGACGGCCATCGAAATTCAGAACGATCTGAACAAGGTTCTGAACGGCGGAACCCGCCTGGCCGAGGGCCTCAAGCAGGCGGCGGCGCTGATGGAACACCACGAGGCGGATTCCACCCACGCATTCAGCGCGCTATTCGGCGGCCACGGCTCCTGA
- a CDS encoding PPE family protein: protein MADPGWAARTPEDNDLLLKAGAGVVTHLANQAAWTALAATHHGSSIASAINTVATSASWVGTGSLASAANATALNTSLHGLAGWVDVKPAVVSTAVSAYHMAYGSMRPAPECIENRTECATDYGINPLVLGALTPRITSLELEYFGSMWPNNSAVGASYGAILTALTQSLTIPPPLATMGASPAAPAEAASAVGESAAQVGAGDGMRSAFQGVQQGTSGAGQAASGGQDFMSQAGSFMEPMQSMMGAVPQAMQAPMQMMQAPMQMMQPLQSMMGMFAGSGAMGGAAPGVSAVSATEMSAVGASGGGGAASLGNAGMSATSFTRPVSAFEPVASGRPVGLRPAGALGADELRPQTTSTGGAPTGGMPVGHGVGGQRGSRDKAEQPVTVRVVDERV, encoded by the coding sequence ATGGCCGATCCGGGGTGGGCCGCGCGTACGCCTGAGGACAACGATTTGTTGCTCAAGGCGGGTGCCGGTGTCGTGACCCATCTGGCCAACCAGGCCGCCTGGACGGCGCTGGCGGCCACCCATCACGGCTCGAGCATCGCGTCGGCGATCAACACCGTGGCCACGTCGGCGAGCTGGGTTGGTACCGGATCCCTCGCCTCGGCGGCCAACGCCACCGCGCTGAACACGTCCCTGCACGGGCTCGCCGGGTGGGTGGACGTCAAGCCGGCGGTGGTCTCGACCGCGGTCTCGGCGTATCACATGGCGTACGGCTCGATGCGCCCGGCGCCCGAATGCATCGAGAACCGCACCGAATGCGCCACCGACTACGGCATCAACCCCTTGGTCCTGGGGGCGTTGACGCCGCGGATCACGTCGCTCGAGCTCGAGTACTTCGGGTCGATGTGGCCGAACAACTCCGCCGTCGGGGCCAGCTACGGGGCCATCCTCACCGCGTTGACCCAAAGCCTCACCATTCCGCCGCCGCTGGCGACCATGGGCGCATCGCCGGCGGCGCCGGCGGAGGCGGCCTCGGCGGTGGGCGAGTCGGCGGCCCAGGTGGGGGCCGGCGACGGGATGCGTTCGGCTTTTCAGGGGGTGCAGCAGGGGACATCGGGCGCCGGCCAGGCGGCGTCGGGCGGCCAGGACTTCATGAGTCAGGCCGGGTCGTTCATGGAGCCGATGCAATCGATGATGGGCGCGGTCCCGCAGGCGATGCAGGCTCCCATGCAGATGATGCAGGCGCCGATGCAGATGATGCAGCCGCTGCAATCGATGATGGGCATGTTCGCCGGTTCCGGCGCCATGGGCGGGGCGGCGCCGGGAGTTTCGGCGGTCTCGGCGACGGAGATGTCGGCCGTCGGCGCGTCGGGCGGCGGCGGGGCGGCATCCCTGGGCAATGCCGGTATGTCCGCGACCAGCTTTACCCGTCCGGTCAGCGCGTTCGAGCCCGTCGCCAGTGGCCGGCCGGTGGGGCTGCGCCCGGCCGGGGCGCTGGGTGCGGACGAGTTGCGCCCGCAGACCACGTCGACGGGGGGCGCCCCGACGGGCGGCATGCCCGTGGGGCATGGGGTCGGGGGCCAGCGCGGCTCCCGTGACAAAGCAGAGCAACCCGTGACGGTGCGGGTCGTCGACGAAAGGGTGTGA
- a CDS encoding PE domain-containing protein → MVLQVQSEAVLASSSAEAAISAETQAAASAAAPVLLGVLPMGGDPDSAMFAAALNACGGSYLGVVSEHAAQRGLFAGAQSLASGTYVVTELMRSLTLAIGA, encoded by the coding sequence ATGGTGCTGCAGGTGCAATCGGAGGCGGTGCTGGCGTCCTCGTCCGCGGAGGCGGCGATCAGCGCCGAGACTCAGGCGGCGGCTTCGGCGGCCGCCCCCGTTCTGCTGGGAGTGCTGCCGATGGGCGGCGACCCTGACTCGGCGATGTTCGCGGCGGCGCTGAACGCGTGCGGCGGAAGCTACCTGGGAGTGGTCTCCGAGCACGCCGCCCAGCGCGGGTTGTTCGCCGGCGCGCAGAGCCTCGCTTCGGGCACCTACGTCGTCACCGAGCTCATGCGCAGCCTGACGCTGGCAATCGGCGCGTAA
- a CDS encoding sensor histidine kinase yields MRVLSLRTIVVVAALSVITLVVLLGTWVWVGVTNDQYSQLDRRLDSVSSLGDINSLLNNVQHASPDQPMPDGNLVRTARIGDQTVSVPSNIVLPKLPNGYANTAINGVQYRVRTFSAGPASIALAAPLAEAQHRINELHLRVLLICASVIGGTVVVGWVISLIMVNPFLLLAQQARAINAQSSPDEVQVRGVREAVEIAEAVEGMLARIGNEQQRTKAALESARDFAAVASHELRTPLTAMRTNLEVLSTLDLPHEQRQEVIGDVIRTQSRIEATLTALERLAQGELTTVDDFVPFDITELLDRAAHDALRIYPEVEVSLVPSPTVLMVGLPTGLRLVIDNAIANAVKHGNAGKIQLTVSSSSEGVQITVDDDGTGVPESERATVFERFTRGSTASRSGSGLGLALVAQQAELHGGTAALQTSPLGGTRLLLNLAGDGRGPA; encoded by the coding sequence ATGCGGGTGTTGTCGCTACGCACCATCGTCGTCGTCGCCGCGTTGTCGGTCATCACCCTGGTCGTGCTGCTGGGCACCTGGGTCTGGGTGGGCGTCACGAACGACCAATACAGCCAGCTCGACCGCCGGCTCGACTCGGTCAGCAGCCTGGGCGACATCAACTCCCTGCTCAACAACGTCCAGCACGCCAGCCCCGACCAGCCCATGCCGGACGGCAACCTGGTGCGCACCGCGCGCATCGGCGACCAGACGGTATCGGTGCCGAGCAATATCGTGCTGCCCAAGCTGCCCAACGGGTACGCGAACACCGCGATCAACGGGGTGCAGTACCGTGTGCGCACCTTCTCCGCGGGCCCGGCCTCGATCGCGCTCGCCGCGCCGCTGGCGGAAGCCCAGCACCGGATCAACGAGCTGCACCTGCGGGTGCTGTTGATCTGCGCCAGCGTCATCGGCGGCACCGTGGTCGTCGGCTGGGTGATCTCGTTGATCATGGTGAACCCGTTCCTGCTGCTGGCCCAGCAGGCCCGCGCCATCAACGCCCAATCCAGTCCCGACGAGGTCCAGGTGCGCGGGGTGCGCGAGGCCGTGGAGATCGCCGAGGCCGTCGAGGGCATGCTCGCGCGCATCGGTAACGAACAACAGCGCACGAAGGCAGCGCTCGAGTCGGCCCGCGACTTCGCCGCGGTCGCCTCCCACGAGCTGCGGACCCCGTTGACGGCCATGCGCACCAATTTGGAGGTGCTGTCCACCCTGGACCTGCCCCACGAGCAGCGCCAGGAGGTCATCGGCGACGTCATCCGCACCCAGAGCCGCATCGAGGCGACACTGACGGCGCTGGAACGGCTGGCGCAGGGTGAGCTCACCACCGTCGACGATTTCGTCCCGTTCGACATCACCGAACTGCTGGACCGCGCGGCGCACGACGCGCTGCGGATCTACCCCGAGGTGGAGGTGTCGCTGGTGCCTTCGCCGACGGTGCTGATGGTGGGGTTGCCCACCGGGCTGCGGCTGGTGATCGACAACGCCATCGCCAACGCCGTCAAGCACGGCAACGCCGGCAAGATCCAGCTCACCGTGAGCAGCTCCAGCGAGGGCGTCCAGATTACGGTCGACGACGACGGCACCGGCGTCCCCGAATCGGAACGCGCCACCGTTTTCGAGCGCTTCACCCGCGGGTCGACGGCATCGCGCTCGGGCTCCGGGCTGGGGCTGGCCCTCGTCGCCCAGCAGGCCGAATTGCACGGCGGCACAGCGGCATTGCAGACCAGCCCGCTCGGCGGCACCCGGCTGCTGCTCAATCTGGCCGGCGACGGTCGCGGCCCCGCGTAG
- a CDS encoding TetR/AcrR family transcriptional regulator — protein MLVSGRDRLLAAALKLFADKGYAATSVADIQRASGLAPGSGALYKHFGSKRELLEAAVAYRIDSIVAAREQYDAGQPGSVEQAVRTAGQLIWSNLKESEDLLKVMLREPDELGGLDEKTWQVITDNAYQRFADELAASNRAGRTRIPDPEAAAAVAIGSLSYAATLQALTGRLPGNVDEERYFEAWVSQTVSVLAQYGNPENQ, from the coding sequence ATGCTCGTTTCCGGACGCGATCGGCTGCTGGCCGCGGCGCTCAAGCTCTTCGCCGACAAGGGCTATGCGGCGACGTCGGTGGCCGACATTCAGCGGGCATCGGGTCTGGCGCCGGGGTCGGGCGCGCTCTACAAGCACTTCGGCTCCAAGCGCGAGCTGCTCGAGGCCGCAGTCGCCTACCGAATCGACAGCATCGTCGCGGCGCGCGAGCAGTACGACGCCGGGCAGCCGGGCAGCGTCGAACAGGCGGTGCGGACCGCCGGCCAGCTGATCTGGAGCAACCTCAAAGAAAGCGAGGACCTGCTCAAGGTGATGCTGCGTGAGCCCGACGAGCTCGGTGGGCTCGACGAGAAGACGTGGCAGGTCATCACCGACAACGCCTACCAACGGTTCGCCGACGAACTGGCCGCGTCGAATCGGGCCGGGCGCACCCGCATCCCCGATCCGGAGGCGGCCGCCGCCGTGGCGATCGGATCGTTGTCCTATGCCGCGACGCTGCAGGCGCTGACCGGACGCCTGCCCGGCAACGTCGACGAGGAGCGGTACTTCGAGGCGTGGGTCAGCCAGACCGTCAGCGTCCTCGCCCAATACGGAAACCCCGAAAACCAGTGA
- a CDS encoding acyl-CoA dehydrogenase family protein — translation MTFSLQLTDDVVEVRDWVHKFAADVIRPAASEWDEREETPWPVIQEAAKVGLYSPDFFAQQAAEPTGLGMLTAFEEMFWGDAGIALSIMGTGLAAAALAGNGTPEQLGRWLPEMFGTADEPKLGAFCSSEPDAGSDVGAIRTRARYDEATGEWVLNGTKTWATNGGIANVHIVVASVYPELGTRGQATFVVPAGVSGLAQGQKFKKHGIRASHTAEVVLDNVRLPEDHILGGREKFEARIARVKSGASARSQAAMKTFERTRPTVGAMAVGVARAAYEYALEYACQREQFGRKIGEFQAVAFKLADMKSRIDAARLLVWRAGWMARNNQSFDAAEGSMAKLVASETAVYVTDEAIQILGGNGYTRDYPVERMHRDAKIFTIFEGTSEIQRLVISRALTGLQIR, via the coding sequence GTGACTTTCTCACTGCAACTGACCGACGACGTGGTCGAGGTGCGCGACTGGGTGCACAAGTTCGCCGCCGACGTCATCCGCCCCGCCGCATCCGAATGGGACGAACGGGAGGAGACCCCGTGGCCCGTGATCCAGGAGGCCGCGAAGGTGGGGTTGTACTCCCCCGACTTCTTCGCGCAGCAGGCGGCCGAGCCCACGGGCCTGGGCATGCTGACCGCGTTCGAGGAGATGTTCTGGGGAGACGCGGGCATCGCGCTGTCGATCATGGGCACCGGCCTGGCCGCTGCGGCCCTGGCGGGCAACGGGACGCCCGAACAGCTCGGCCGCTGGCTGCCCGAGATGTTCGGCACGGCCGACGAGCCGAAGCTGGGCGCGTTCTGCTCGTCCGAGCCCGATGCCGGGTCGGACGTCGGCGCGATCCGTACCCGCGCGCGTTACGACGAGGCCACCGGCGAGTGGGTGCTCAACGGCACCAAGACCTGGGCGACCAACGGCGGCATTGCCAACGTCCACATCGTGGTGGCATCGGTGTATCCCGAGCTCGGGACGCGCGGCCAGGCCACGTTCGTCGTCCCCGCGGGCGTCAGCGGGTTGGCGCAGGGCCAGAAGTTCAAGAAGCACGGCATTCGCGCGTCGCACACCGCCGAGGTGGTGCTGGACAACGTGCGACTGCCCGAGGACCACATCCTCGGCGGACGGGAGAAGTTCGAGGCGCGGATCGCCCGCGTGAAGTCGGGCGCCTCGGCGCGCAGTCAGGCGGCGATGAAAACCTTCGAGCGCACCCGGCCCACGGTGGGCGCGATGGCGGTCGGGGTGGCCCGCGCCGCCTACGAGTACGCCCTCGAATATGCCTGCCAGCGCGAGCAATTCGGCCGCAAGATCGGCGAATTCCAGGCGGTGGCGTTCAAGCTGGCGGACATGAAGAGCCGGATCGACGCCGCCCGTCTGTTGGTGTGGCGGGCCGGCTGGATGGCGCGCAACAACCAGTCCTTCGACGCGGCCGAGGGATCGATGGCCAAGCTGGTGGCCAGCGAAACGGCCGTCTACGTCACCGACGAGGCGATCCAGATCCTGGGCGGCAACGGCTACACCCGCGACTACCCCGTCGAGCGCATGCACCGTGACGCCAAGATCTTCACGATCTTCGAGGGGACCAGCGAGATCCAGCGCCTGGTGATCTCGCGGGCGTTGACCGGCCTGCAGATTCGATAG
- a CDS encoding GNAT family N-acetyltransferase produces MSTEIRVLDSDDDLLAAANVFRVAMIGFPPLPDLPPGQITKLLEPGRTVGAFEDGQLVGTADAVTSRMTLPGGALVGHAAVTHIGVLPSFTRRGVATDLIRHQLRDIASRGEAVASLRASEATIYGRYGYGVASSSQTVEVHTARAALRRGVGTGGPVRLIDAGRAWELLPRIYAGNRPSRPGTIDRPDVWWEGLRLRTESSPGPSYFAVHGEAGSESGFARYRPVDTDRWFVSDQRAIAVEDFFAPTPDAYLGLLRFLLGLDLIDRVVFWMLPMDDPLPWLLADRRAARVTAVHDETWLRVIDAARALAARRYAGDGAVTIAVNDALLPDNSARFLVTGSGAEPTRRRAELDVDVEGLGAVLLGGATWRDLAVAGLARADDPSAIAVADRLFAVPDAPHAGFFF; encoded by the coding sequence ATGAGCACCGAGATCCGGGTCCTCGACAGTGACGACGACCTGCTGGCCGCCGCCAACGTGTTCCGTGTCGCCATGATCGGCTTTCCGCCGCTGCCGGACCTGCCGCCGGGGCAGATCACCAAGTTGCTCGAGCCCGGCCGCACCGTCGGGGCGTTCGAGGACGGCCAACTCGTGGGCACGGCGGACGCCGTGACGAGTCGGATGACGCTGCCCGGCGGGGCGTTGGTGGGGCACGCCGCCGTCACGCACATCGGGGTGCTGCCGTCGTTCACCCGGCGGGGCGTCGCCACGGACCTGATCCGTCATCAATTGCGCGACATCGCCTCCCGCGGTGAAGCGGTGGCATCGTTGCGGGCGTCGGAGGCGACGATCTATGGCCGGTACGGGTACGGGGTCGCCAGTTCTTCGCAGACGGTGGAGGTGCACACCGCGCGGGCGGCGCTGCGCCGCGGCGTCGGGACAGGCGGTCCGGTCCGGCTGATCGACGCCGGGCGAGCCTGGGAGCTGCTGCCCCGCATCTATGCCGGGAATCGCCCGTCACGTCCGGGAACCATCGACCGGCCGGACGTGTGGTGGGAAGGCCTGCGGCTGCGCACCGAAAGTTCACCCGGGCCCTCGTATTTCGCGGTGCACGGCGAGGCGGGGTCCGAATCGGGTTTTGCCCGCTACCGTCCCGTGGACACCGACAGGTGGTTCGTCAGCGACCAGCGCGCGATCGCGGTGGAGGACTTCTTCGCGCCGACCCCGGACGCCTATCTCGGGCTGCTGCGGTTCCTGTTGGGGCTGGATCTCATTGACCGCGTGGTGTTTTGGATGTTGCCGATGGACGACCCGCTGCCCTGGTTGCTGGCCGATCGGCGGGCCGCGCGGGTCACCGCGGTACACGACGAAACGTGGTTGCGCGTCATCGACGCGGCGCGGGCGCTGGCGGCACGCCGCTACGCTGGCGACGGCGCCGTCACCATCGCGGTCAATGATGCCTTGCTGCCGGACAATTCGGCGCGCTTCCTGGTCACCGGCAGCGGTGCCGAACCGACCCGGCGGCGAGCGGAACTCGATGTGGACGTCGAGGGCCTGGGCGCCGTCCTGCTCGGCGGCGCCACGTGGCGCGACCTCGCGGTCGCCGGACTGGCCCGCGCCGACGACCCGTCGGCGATTGCTGTCGCCGATCGGTTGTTCGCGGTGCCGGACGCACCGCACGCCGGGTTCTTCTTCTAG